A section of the Polynucleobacter sp. AP-Jannik-300A-C4 genome encodes:
- the rpsK gene encoding 30S ribosomal protein S11, producing MAKQQSASAASQRARKKVKKNVADGIAHVHASFNNTIITITDRQGNALSWATSGGQGFKGSRKSTPFAAQVAAEVAGKTAIECGIKNLEVQIKGPGPGRESAVRALNSLGIKITEIQDVTPVPHNGCRPPKRRRI from the coding sequence ATGGCAAAACAACAATCCGCTTCTGCAGCTTCACAGCGCGCACGTAAGAAGGTTAAAAAGAACGTTGCTGACGGTATTGCACACGTTCACGCTTCTTTTAATAACACCATCATTACGATCACTGATCGCCAAGGTAATGCGCTTTCATGGGCAACATCTGGTGGCCAGGGCTTCAAGGGCTCACGTAAATCAACACCTTTTGCTGCTCAGGTAGCCGCAGAAGTTGCTGGTAAGACAGCTATTGAATGCGGTATCAAGAATTTGGAAGTTCAGATCAAAGGCCCAGGCCCAGGTCGTGAATCAGCAGTGCGTGCATTGAACTCATTGGGCATCAAGATCACTGAGATTCAAGACGTAACCCCAGTTCCACATAATGGTTGCCGTCCTCCTAAGCGTCGTCGTATCTAA
- the rpsM gene encoding 30S ribosomal protein S13: MARIAGVNIPNHQHTVIGLTAIFGIGTTRARKICETTGVAIDKKVKDLTDGDLEKLRDEVGKFITEGDLRREVTMSIKRLMDLGCYRGVRHRKGLPVRGQRTKTNARTRKGPRKSGVQLKK, translated from the coding sequence ATGGCACGTATCGCTGGGGTAAACATCCCAAATCATCAACATACTGTTATCGGTTTAACAGCAATTTTTGGCATTGGCACAACTCGTGCTCGCAAAATTTGTGAAACCACAGGTGTTGCAATCGACAAAAAAGTTAAAGATCTTACTGACGGTGACTTGGAAAAGTTACGTGATGAAGTAGGTAAGTTCATCACAGAAGGTGACCTTCGTCGTGAAGTAACGATGAGCATCAAGCGTTTGATGGACTTAGGCTGCTATCGTGGCGTTCGTCATCGTAAGGGCTTGCCTGTTCGTGGTCAACGTACTAAGACTAACGCGCGTACCCGCAAGGGCCCACGTAAGTCTGGCGTGCAACTCAAGAAATAA
- the rpsD gene encoding 30S ribosomal protein S4 yields MARYLGPKAKLARREGTDLFLKSARRALSDKCKLDTKPGQHGRTSGSRTSDYGNQLREKQKVKRIYGVLERQFRRYFAEAERRKGNTGETLLQLLESRLDNVVYRMGFGSTRAEARQLVSHCAILLNGNPVNIPSIQVKPGDVVAIREKAKKQARITESLNLVGQMAAVTWVSVDAAKLEGTFKQVPDREDISGEINESLIVELYSR; encoded by the coding sequence GTGGCACGTTACTTAGGGCCTAAGGCCAAATTAGCACGTCGGGAAGGTACCGACTTATTTTTAAAGAGCGCACGTCGCGCCCTGTCAGACAAGTGCAAGTTAGATACTAAGCCTGGTCAACATGGCCGTACATCTGGCTCAAGAACATCTGATTACGGTAATCAATTGCGTGAAAAGCAAAAGGTTAAGCGTATCTATGGCGTATTAGAGCGTCAATTCCGTCGTTACTTCGCAGAAGCTGAGCGTCGTAAGGGCAACACTGGTGAAACATTGCTTCAGTTGCTTGAGTCACGTTTAGATAACGTGGTGTATCGCATGGGCTTTGGTTCAACACGCGCTGAAGCACGTCAGTTAGTTTCTCATTGCGCAATTTTGCTCAATGGCAACCCTGTCAATATTCCATCCATTCAGGTTAAGCCTGGTGATGTTGTTGCGATTCGTGAAAAAGCGAAGAAGCAAGCGCGTATTACGGAATCACTCAATTTAGTTGGGCAAATGGCAGCTGTTACTTGGGTTTCAGTTGACGCAGCCAAGCTCGAGGGAACATTTAAGCAAGTGCCTGACCGTGAAGACATTAGCGGCGAAATTAATGAAAGTTTGATCGTCGAATTGTATTCACGCTAA
- the secY gene encoding preprotein translocase subunit SecY: protein MALAPTNTASIAQSGGKYGELRQRLIFLVLALLVFRLGAHIPVPGIDPDQLAQLFSGQKDGILGMFNLFSGGALSRFTVFALGIMPYISASIIMQLMTIVVPSLEALKKEGQAGQRKITQYTRYGTVVLATFQALGISVALQAQPGLVINPGLMFELNTVVTLVTGTMFLMWLGEQITERGLGNGISIIIFGGIVSGLPSAIGSLLELVRTGSMNILSALLIVVVCVAVTYFVVFVERGQRRILVNYAKRQVGNKVYGGQSSYFPLKLNMAGVIPPIFASSIILFPATIAGWFTSGEPTNMFSRVIKDLAATLAPGQPVYTILYAAAIIFFCFFYTALVFNSRETADNLKKSGAFVPGIRPGDQTGRYIDKILVRLTLAGAIYMVLVCLLPEFLVLKYNVPFYFGGTSLLIIVVVAMDFMAQVQSFVMQQQYGSLMKKANFKMGA from the coding sequence ATGGCATTAGCACCTACCAACACAGCGAGTATTGCTCAATCAGGAGGCAAGTATGGCGAATTACGTCAACGCTTGATATTCCTGGTTTTGGCTTTGCTCGTGTTCCGTTTGGGAGCGCATATTCCTGTTCCAGGTATTGATCCTGACCAATTGGCTCAATTGTTCTCAGGTCAAAAAGACGGCATCTTGGGTATGTTTAACCTGTTCTCAGGCGGTGCTTTATCTCGCTTTACCGTTTTTGCTTTGGGAATCATGCCGTACATTTCTGCATCGATCATCATGCAGTTAATGACGATTGTTGTACCTTCATTAGAGGCATTGAAAAAAGAAGGTCAAGCAGGTCAACGTAAGATTACTCAGTACACACGTTATGGCACTGTTGTTTTGGCAACATTCCAAGCTTTGGGAATCTCTGTTGCATTACAAGCTCAGCCAGGCTTAGTTATCAACCCAGGTTTGATGTTTGAATTGAATACCGTGGTAACTCTGGTTACTGGCACGATGTTCTTGATGTGGCTAGGCGAGCAAATCACGGAGCGCGGCCTGGGTAACGGCATCTCTATTATTATTTTTGGCGGTATTGTTTCTGGCTTGCCATCTGCAATCGGTAGCTTGCTTGAATTAGTGCGCACCGGCTCTATGAATATCTTGTCGGCTTTGCTCATCGTCGTGGTGTGCGTTGCTGTGACTTATTTTGTTGTGTTTGTAGAGCGTGGTCAGCGCCGTATTTTGGTGAACTACGCTAAGCGTCAGGTTGGTAATAAGGTTTACGGTGGCCAGTCCTCATACTTCCCATTGAAGTTAAATATGGCTGGTGTTATCCCTCCAATTTTTGCTTCATCTATTATTTTGTTTCCTGCAACGATTGCTGGCTGGTTTACTTCTGGTGAGCCAACCAATATGTTCAGTAGAGTAATTAAAGATTTAGCGGCAACATTGGCCCCAGGTCAACCTGTCTACACAATTTTGTATGCAGCTGCGATTATTTTCTTCTGCTTCTTCTACACAGCTTTGGTCTTCAACAGCCGTGAAACTGCAGATAACTTGAAGAAGAGTGGTGCCTTTGTTCCAGGTATTCGTCCTGGTGACCAGACTGGTCGTTACATCGATAAGATCTTGGTTCGTTTGACATTGGCTGGTGCAATTTATATGGTTTTGGTTTGCTTGTTACCAGAATTCTTAGTGTTGAAGTACAACGTGCCATTCTATTTTGGCGGTACTTCATTGTTGATTATTGTCGTTGTTGCAATGGATTTCATGGCTCAAGTTCAGTCATTTGTAATGCAACAACAATATGGTTCTTTGATGAAAAAAGCTAACTTTAAGATGGGCGCTTAA
- the rpmJ gene encoding 50S ribosomal protein L36, with translation MKVLASVKCICRNCKIIKRKRVVRVICSSDARHKQRQG, from the coding sequence ATGAAAGTTTTAGCATCCGTTAAGTGTATTTGCAGAAATTGCAAGATCATTAAGCGCAAACGCGTTGTGCGCGTGATCTGTTCTTCAGACGCACGTCATAAGCAGCGTCAAGGCTGA
- the cutA gene encoding divalent-cation tolerance protein CutA, producing MAQEKSTELLIVVTTFALLEDAKKMAHLLIERRLAACVQIQEGVHSIYRWEGKICEANEMMLSAKTVVDRWGDVSNFIKSHHPYDLPDVIAYAPEKYEAQYGKWVESEVK from the coding sequence ATGGCTCAAGAGAAATCTACTGAATTGCTGATAGTTGTTACCACTTTTGCATTGCTAGAGGATGCAAAGAAAATGGCGCATCTGTTGATTGAACGCCGTCTGGCGGCTTGTGTACAAATTCAAGAGGGGGTTCATTCCATCTATCGATGGGAGGGCAAGATTTGCGAAGCAAATGAAATGATGCTTTCAGCAAAAACAGTTGTAGATAGATGGGGAGATGTTTCTAATTTCATCAAAAGTCATCATCCTTATGATTTGCCAGATGTAATAGCCTATGCCCCTGAGAAATACGAAGCACAATATGGCAAGTGGGTGGAGTCCGAGGTAAAGTGA
- the infA gene encoding translation initiation factor IF-1, translating to MSKDDVIQMAGEIIENLPNAMFRVKLENGHVVLGHISGKMRMHYIRILPGDKVTVEMTPYDLTRARIIFRAK from the coding sequence ATGTCTAAAGACGATGTAATTCAGATGGCGGGAGAAATTATTGAGAATTTGCCGAACGCAATGTTTCGCGTGAAGCTAGAGAACGGACATGTGGTTCTAGGGCACATTTCTGGAAAGATGAGGATGCATTACATCCGCATATTGCCAGGAGATAAGGTGACGGTGGAGATGACTCCTTACGACCTGACTCGCGCCAGAATCATTTTCCGAGCGAAGTAA
- the rplQ gene encoding 50S ribosomal protein L17, protein MRHGNGLRKLNRTSSHRLAMLRNMSNSLLEHEVIKTTLPKAKELRMVVEPLITLGKKDNLANRRLAFNRTRDRDIVTKLFTELGPRYATRPGGYLRILKFGFRHGDNAPMALVELVDRPEVEETAVAEEA, encoded by the coding sequence ATGCGTCACGGAAACGGCTTACGCAAACTAAACAGAACATCATCACATCGCTTGGCGATGCTGCGCAACATGTCCAATTCACTCTTGGAGCACGAAGTCATTAAAACGACTTTGCCAAAAGCTAAAGAATTGCGCATGGTTGTTGAGCCTTTGATTACCTTGGGTAAAAAAGATAACTTAGCAAACCGTCGCTTAGCGTTTAATCGCACACGCGATCGCGATATCGTGACCAAACTCTTCACAGAGCTCGGTCCACGTTACGCAACTCGTCCAGGTGGCTACCTTCGTATTTTGAAGTTTGGCTTCCGCCACGGTGATAATGCACCTATGGCTTTGGTTGAGTTAGTTGATCGCCCAGAAGTTGAAGAAACAGCAGTAGCTGAAGAGGCTTAA
- the rpoA gene encoding DNA-directed RNA polymerase subunit alpha has protein sequence MQTNLLKPKIISVEALTANQAKVVMEPFERGYGHTLGNALRRVLLSSMVGYAPTEVAIAGVVHEYSTLDGVQEDVVNLLLNLKGIVFKLQSRDEVTINLRKEGPGVVTAKDIDLPHDVEIINPDHVIAHLSAGGKLDMQIKVEKGRGYVPGNMRQYHDEATKIIGRIVLDASFSPVSRVSYAVESARVEQRTDLDRLVMTIETNGVLSPEEAIRQAATILVDQLVVFAALESSEVSGDLAPSRSSMVDPMLMRPVDDLELTVRSANCLKAENIYYIGDLIQRTENELLKTPNLGRKSLNEIKDVLAARGLSLGMKLESWPPANLEK, from the coding sequence ATGCAAACAAATTTGCTCAAGCCAAAAATTATTTCTGTTGAAGCGCTTACCGCCAACCAAGCTAAGGTTGTTATGGAGCCGTTCGAGCGTGGCTATGGCCACACACTCGGAAATGCATTACGTCGTGTTTTGTTGTCCTCAATGGTTGGTTATGCACCAACTGAAGTAGCTATTGCAGGTGTGGTTCATGAGTACTCCACATTAGACGGAGTTCAAGAGGATGTAGTTAACCTTTTGTTGAACCTCAAAGGTATCGTATTTAAGTTGCAGTCGCGTGACGAAGTTACTATCAATTTGCGTAAAGAAGGCCCAGGCGTTGTTACAGCAAAAGATATCGACTTGCCACACGATGTAGAAATCATTAACCCTGATCACGTTATCGCTCACTTGTCAGCTGGTGGCAAGTTGGATATGCAGATCAAGGTTGAAAAAGGCCGTGGCTATGTACCAGGCAATATGCGTCAATACCATGACGAAGCTACCAAGATCATTGGTCGCATCGTATTGGATGCCTCATTTAGCCCAGTAAGTCGTGTTAGCTATGCTGTTGAGTCTGCTCGTGTTGAGCAACGTACCGACCTCGATCGTCTCGTAATGACTATCGAAACCAACGGTGTGTTGTCTCCTGAAGAGGCGATTCGTCAAGCCGCTACCATTTTGGTTGATCAGTTAGTTGTGTTCGCAGCTCTTGAGAGCAGCGAAGTATCTGGTGATCTCGCCCCAAGTCGCTCTTCAATGGTTGATCCAATGTTGATGCGTCCGGTTGATGATCTCGAACTCACAGTTCGCTCTGCAAACTGCTTGAAGGCTGAGAACATTTACTACATCGGTGACTTGATTCAACGTACAGAGAATGAATTGTTGAAGACGCCTAATCTAGGTCGTAAATCTTTGAATGAAATTAAAGATGTATTGGCGGCTCGTGGCTTAAGTCTTGGCATGAAACTCGAAAGCTGGCCTCCAGCTAACCTCGAGAAATAA